A single region of the Oncorhynchus keta strain PuntledgeMale-10-30-2019 chromosome 4, Oket_V2, whole genome shotgun sequence genome encodes:
- the LOC118370331 gene encoding ras-responsive element-binding protein 1 isoform X3 — translation MWELLQDGWKSIPVMESTTEDKRPGGGVSAELSTVETEHSEGQETPDSTHTQDEHTGSNGAMEEGEEEDENGENMTEGVDLSSINAMLSTVMNAGQLNGAMEPSAPASTPSISISKTTPPRPTSVNRNARRNTETKDVNTDFICPLCDKDCMTQHQLTMHIRQHNSDNGATDHSCSICGKALSSASSLDRHMLVHSGERPYKCSFCGQTFTTNGNMHRHMKIHDKDPAGVIPISPPSPTKRRRPSAKRRSAMDEDTERGDELPNKKVLEESVLEELGSGQGDDEVLPCPICFKTFGCKYDLEVHMDTHPDTTLRCDLCCLSFRTHRGLLRHNAGIHKKMPTDPGGRPFIQNNPSIPSGFNDLAFIDFSCRKFSHIAQVWCETNLRRSTSKFHRFVCEACDKAFPLHSALDLHKTTIHQQQQPSPVGGGQEIPAVQEKPTTPPPQASFLESLGLQHISQVKPQPSEDEVRQAQLDSIRVIQVEPPDSTLPQEAASTASGFLGGLGLVAASSLQGLSQREALSLFSLQPFPTGFLFQPDSSTAVKPVCGEAGLIELADIQQILKVALASPGQMGLLPTLAKAPHQGVSGQAQAASCKPMPPLKPKPMVAPRSSPAASTPLPLQSTQQASLGCIIPSLPPPPSQLLNMPQESSSSSSSSSSSSSGSQASLEKMQMEADCMGDAHMPNDLMELQIKQEEGQAAGGKKGSGGANRGGAKASYPCRFCDQVFAFSGVLQAHMRFHLGILPHQCNICDYVAPDKATLIRHLRTHSGERPYVCRVCHYPFTVKANCERHLRKKHMKNTRKEIEKNIKYVSSTTTQDPLELVAAGDTACRFCGEDLKSYRALQIHLRTHNGCQRKPFECRRCGAAFLAKRNCIHHMLKQHPEVQEREIEEHIATLLPAITASTSRTSPSNPLALNGLTPNPTATLQPVKVEDLSIYSSSGDLDQPLDFSNKSRGTSSTAGSLTGSPGIKLETISPAAYDCSMEPIDLSIPKNPSKRLKTDTTAVAPVSMERREIKKELPFPSVLDHLPSALQLDKSTEEKLTTPQSGSYQLPPVTPSPFPIGTTTGRALRLKPLLPKPASTSSSCSLKELPPLASIAQIISSVSGAPDLLKMEPDNKAPAALNGLQTEPDRPAGGDNSSETSMEELPLEGMSRKRTRKKPVSQAKTIAPACVSTLEQNTGSGLDLESSGEFASVEKMLATTDANKFSTYLQTGVAELGRRNEGRQSPGEEKEEKESPPQSVPPQSKGGKKNAYSNSVQKMTCPFCPRVFPWASSLQRHMLTHTGQKPFPCPKCDAFFSTKSNCERHLLRKHGVTNRSLRRNGQVSKNGDEGSHDSAESSENEQTAGEVLDLSSMDPDQKGDSYESPNADQTPDIAEQLLGEMEPQPSNNKTSNNYENEDYDDNDSQSNKSLDLNFASKLIDFKFSSDGEQPQTSLGGERVVVAEPERVMDVQQQDQESPKYTCKNCKKSFRYAATLARHEKAHLCESAPLEESCGTEGTGPGTELPNATTATTEEEDQEEEGEKEVPESEGAGSVMDSGSEEEEKEKEERSDEEGGLAEPKNGEGEVGRGSGSKADKRKKICNVCSKRFWSLQDLTRHMRSHTGERPYKCQTCERTFTLKHSLVRHQRIHLKPRGSDGADANGAEAQAGDSASEEGECTPTSTCPPSENESEGTGVAREGAEKEAPLPGSTSPDQSLFTTEPAQSESATVAVAELLIKPASEPVLDPSVEQASDNVSEIAVELAAVESASITASNTATEPATETPKESSTESPTPQPSDVTPEKDPEGPSEGFIQGLLEIHTKPPREFILPAGEAPLVGVE, via the exons TGATGGAGAGCACCACAGAAGACAAGCGTCCGGGGGGAGGGGTGAGCGCTGAGTTGAGCACTGTAGAGACTGAGCACTCTGAGGGGCAGGAAACCCccgactccacacacacacaggacgagCACACAG GGAGTAATGGAgctatggaggaaggagaggaggaagatgaaaaTGGAGAGAATATGACAGAGGGCGTGGACTTGTCATCCATCAATGCCATGTTGTCAACGGTGATGAATGCAGGCCAGCTCAACGGCGCCATGGAGCCCTCAGCCCCTGCCTCAACACCTTCCATCTCCATTAGCAAGACCACCCCACCCAGACCCACTAGTGTCAATCGCAATGCCAGGagaaacacg GAAACCAAAGACGTCAATACAGATTTCATCTGTCCGCTGTGTGACAAAGACTGTATGACCCAGCACCAGCTCACTATGCACATCCGACAG caCAACTCGGACAACGGGGCGACGGACCACTCATGCAGCATCTGTGGCAAGGCCCTGAGCTCAGCCAGCTCGCTGGACCGCCACATGCTAGTGCACAGCGGAGAGAGGCCCTACAAGTGCTCCTTCTGCGGCCAGACCTTCACCACCAACGGCAACATGCACAg ACACATGAAGATCCACGACAAAGACCCAGCCGGCGTCATTCCTATTAGCCCCCCCTCGCCCACCAAGAGACGCCGCCCCTCCGCCAAGAGGAGGTCAGCCATGGACGAGGACACAGAGCGAGGCGACGAACTGCCCAACAAAAAG GTGCTAGAGGAGAGTGTGTTGGAGGAACTGGGATCAGGCCAGGGGGATGATGAGGTGTTGCCGTGCCCGATCTGCTTCAAGACCTTTGGCTGCAAATACGACCTGGAAGTCCACATGgacacacaccctgacaccacTCTCAG GTGTGACCTGTGCTGCCTCTCCTTTCGGACCCACCGCGGCCTGCTGCGGCACAACGCCGGCATCCACAAGAAGATGCCCACGGACCCCGGCGGACGGCCCTTCATCCAGAACAACCCGTCCATCCCCTCTGGCTTCAACGACCTGGCCTTTATCGACTTCTCCTGCCGCAAGTTTTCTCACATCGCCCAG GTCTGGTGTGAAACCAATCTCCGTCGGTCCACCAGCAAGTTCCACCGTTTTGTGTGCGAGGCCTGCGACAAGGCCTTCCCCCTACACTCGGCCCTAGACCTGCACAAGACCACCATtcatcagcagcagcagccgTCGCCCGTAGGGGGCGGCCAAGAGATCCCTGCCGTCCAGGAGAAGCCGACAACCCCGCCCCCTCAGGCCAGCTTCCTGGAATCCCTGGGTCTTCAGCACATTTCCCAGGTCAAGCCTCAGCCTTCTGAGGATGAGGTCCGTCAAGCCCAGCTGGACAGTATCCGGGTCATCCAGGTGGAGCCTCCGGACTCCACCCTGCCCCAAGAGGCGGCTTCCACAGCTTCTGGATTTCTGGGCGGCCTGGGCTTGGTGGCTGCTTCGTCCCTACAGGGCCTGTCCCAGAGGGAGGCCCTCAGCCTGTTCTCCCTGCAGCCCTTCCCCACGGGCTTCCTCTTCCAGCCGGACAGTAGCACTGCTGTCAAGCCTGTCTGTGGCGAGGCTGGCCTGATTGAGCTGGCTGACATCCAACAGATCCTGAAGGTGGCCTTGGCCTCCCCCGGTCAGATGGGCCTCCTGCCGACACTGGCCAAGGCCCCACACCAGGGAGTGTCCGGCCAGGCCCAGGCGGCCAGCTGCAAGCCCATGCCCCCGCTGAAGCCAAAGCCTATGGTGGCACCGCGCTCCAGCCCGGCTGCCTCCACGCCACTGCCGCTCCAGAGCACCCAGCAGGCTTCCCTGGGCTGCATCATCCCCAGCCTGCCTCCGCCACCCAGCCAGCTGCTCAATATGCCCCAAgagtcttcatcatcatcatcatcgtcatcctcctcttcctcgggCAGCCAGGCCTCCCTGGAGAAGATGCAGATGGAGGCGGACTGCATGGGCGATGCCCACATGCCCAACGACTTGATGGAGCTGCAGATCAAACAAGAGGAGGGCCAGGCGGCCGGGGGAAAGAAGGGGTCAGGAGGGGCCAACCGCGGGGGTGCTAAGGCATCCTACCCCTGCCGTTTCTGTGACCAGGTGTTTGCCTTCTCCGGGGTGCTGCAGGCGCACATGCGCTTCCACCTGGGCATACTACCGCACCAGTGCAACATCTGTGACTACGTCGCACCCGACAAGGCCACGCTCATCCGCCACCTGCGCACGCACAGCGGCGAGCGCCCCTATGTGTGCCGCGTCTGCCACTACCCTTTCACCGTCAAGGCCAACTGCGAGCGCCACCTGCGCAAGAAGCACATGAAGAACACACGGAAAGAGATTGAGAAGAACATCAAGTATGTCTCGTCAACCACCACCCAGGATCCTTTGGAGCTGGTTGCTGCCGGCGACACCGCCTGCCGCTTCTGCGGTGAGGATCTAAAGAGCTACCGGGCTCTCCAGATCCACCTGCGCACCCACAACGGCTGCCAGCGCAAGCCCTTTGAGTGCCGGCGGTGCGGGGCGGCTTTCCTGGCCAAGAGAAACTGCATCCACCACATGCTCAAGCAGCACCCAGAGGTGCAGGAGCGGGAGATCGAGGAGCACATCGCCACCCTTCTCCCCGCCATCACAGCCTCCACCTCCAGGACCAGTCCCAGCAACCCTCTGGCTCTCAACGGCCTCACGCCCAACCCCACTGCCACCCTGCAGCCGGTCAAGGTGGAGGATCTCagcatctactcctcctctggtgaCCTGGATCAGCCCTTGGACTTCTCCAACAAGAGCCGCGGGACAAGCAGCACTGCGGGGAGCCTGACCGGGTCTCCTGGGATCAAACTGGAGACGATCAGCCCAGCAGCTTACGACTGCTCCATGGAACCTATTGACCTGTCCATCCCCAAGAACCCCAGCAAGAGGCTGAAGACAGACACCACCGCTGTTGCCCCGGTGAGTATGGAGCGCAGAGAGATCAAAAAGGAGCTGCCCTTCCCCAGCGTACTGGAccacctcccctcagcccttcagCTGGACAAGAGCACTGAGGAGAAGCTGACGACCCCCCAGTCTGGCTCTTACCAGCTCCCCCCAGTGACCCCCTCCCCGTTCCCCATTGGCACCACCACAGGCCGGGCGCTCCGTCTCAAGCCCCTACTGCCCAAACCAGCCTCTACCTCCTCATCCTGCTCTCTGAAAGAGCTTCCCCCTTTGGCTTCCATCGCCCAGATCATCTCCTCTGTCTCGGGGGCTCCAGACCTACTCAAGATGGAGCCAGATAACAAGGCTCCTGCCGCCCTCAACGGCCTCCAGACAGAACCGGACCGTCCAGCTGGGGGTGACAACAGCTCAGAAACATCGATGGAAGAGCTCCCCCTAGAGGGCATGTCCAGAAAGCGCACTAGAAAGAAGCCAGTGAGCCAGGCCAAGACTATAGCACCTGCCTGTGTGTCGACGCTCGAGCAGAACACAGGCAGCGGCTTGGACCTGGAATCCAGCGGTGAGTTCGCCAGCGTGGAGAAGATGCTTGCCACCACCGACGCTAACAAGTTTAGCACCTACCTGCAGACGGGGGTGGCAGAGCTGGGGAGGCGGAACGAGGGGAGACAGAGcccgggagaggagaaggaagagaaagagtCACCACCTCAGTCTGTGCCGCCCCAGTCCAAAGGAGGGAAGAAGAATGCCTACTCCAACTCAGTGCAGAAGATGACCTGTCCCTTCTGCCCCCGGGTCTTCCCCTGGGCCAGCTCCCTGCAgagacacatgctcacacacactg GTCAGAAGCCCTTCCCCTGTCCCAAATGTGACGCCTTCTTCTCCACCAAGTCCAACTGTGAGCGCCACCTGCTGCGCAAGCACGGCGTGACCAACCGCTCTCTGCGCCGCAACGGCCAAGTATCCAAGAACGGCGATGAGGGTTCACACGACAGCGCAG AGAGTTCCGAGAATGAGCAGACTGCAGGAGAGGTTTTGGATCTGAGCAGCATGGACCCTGATCAGAAAGGCGACTCATACGAGTCGCCAAACGCAGACCAAACACCAGACATTGCTGAGCAGCTGTTAGGGGAGATGGAACCGCAACCTAGCAACAACAAAACCAGCAACAATTATGAAAATGAAGACTATGATGACAATGATTCACAGAGCAACAAGAGCTTGGACCTCAACTTCGCCAGCAAGCTCATCGACTTCAAGTTCTCGTCGGATGGCGAGCAGCCTCAGACCTCCCTGGGTGGAGAAAGGGTGGTGGTGGCCGAGCCGGAGAGGGTGATGGACGTCCAGCAGCAGGACCAAGAGTCCCCCAAGTACACCTGCAAGAACTGTAAGAAGAGCTTCCGCTACGCCGCCACCCTGGCTCGCCATGAGAAGGCTCACCTTTGTGAGAGTGCACCCCTCGAAGAGTCTTGTGGAACGGAGGGGACCGGGCCAGGCACAGAGCTCCCCAATGCTACTACAGCCACCACCGAGGAGGAGgatcaggaggaggagggagagaaggaggttcCGGAAAGCGAGGGAGCGGGAAGTGTGATGGACAGCGGctcggaggaggaggagaaagagaaggaggagaggagcgatGAGGAGGGGGGCTTGGCAGAACCAAAGaacggagaaggagaggtgggaagaggGTCGGGAAGCAAAGCGGACAAGAGGAAGAAGATCTGTAACGTGTGTAGCAAACGCTTCTGGTCACTGCAGGATCTGACGAGACACATGCGCTCGCACACAG GCGAGAGACCCTACAAGTGCCAGACGTGTGAGCGCACCTTCACCCTGAAGCACAGCCTGGTGAGGCACCAGCGGATCCACCTGAAGCCACGGGGCAGCGATGGAGCTGATGCCAACGGGGCAGAGGCCCAGGCCGGAGACTCGGCTAGCGAGGAGGGAGAGTGCACCCCAACCAGCACATGTCCTCCTTCAGAGAACGAGAGCGAGGGCACTGGAGTGGCCAGGGAGGGAGCTGAGAAAGAGGCCCCTCTACCAGGCTCCACATCCCCGGACCAGTCCCTGTTCACCACTGAACCAGCCCAGTCTGAGTCAGCTACGGTGGCTGTGGCTGAGCTGCTCATTAAGCCAGCCTCGGAACCTGTTCTGGACCCATCTGTAGAACAGGCCTCGGACAACGTCTCTGAAATAGCTGTAGAACTAGCTGCTGTAGAATCAGCCTCAATAACAGCTAGTAATACAGCCACTGAACCAGCAACAGAAACCCCCAAAGAATCCTCCACAGAGTCCCCCACCCCACAGCCCTCTGATGTAACCCCAGAGAAAGACCCAGAGGGCCCATCGGAAGGCTTCATCCAAGGCCTACTGGAGATCCACACCAAGCCTCCCCGGGAGTTCATCCTACCTGCCGGCGAGGCTCCCTTGGTGGGCGTGGAGTGA
- the LOC118370331 gene encoding ras-responsive element-binding protein 1 isoform X4 — MESTTEDKRPGGGVSAELSTVETEHSEGQETPDSTHTQDEHTGSNGAMEEGEEEDENGENMTEGVDLSSINAMLSTVMNAGQLNGAMEPSAPASTPSISISKTTPPRPTSVNRNARRNTETKDVNTDFICPLCDKDCMTQHQLTMHIRQHNSDNGATDHSCSICGKALSSASSLDRHMLVHSGERPYKCSFCGQTFTTNGNMHRHMKIHDKDPAGVIPISPPSPTKRRRPSAKRRSAMDEDTERGDELPNKKVLEESVLEELGSGQGDDEVLPCPICFKTFGCKYDLEVHMDTHPDTTLRCDLCCLSFRTHRGLLRHNAGIHKKMPTDPGGRPFIQNNPSIPSGFNDLAFIDFSCRKFSHIAQVWCETNLRRSTSKFHRFVCEACDKAFPLHSALDLHKTTIHQQQQPSPVGGGQEIPAVQEKPTTPPPQASFLESLGLQHISQVKPQPSEDEVRQAQLDSIRVIQVEPPDSTLPQEAASTASGFLGGLGLVAASSLQGLSQREALSLFSLQPFPTGFLFQPDSSTAVKPVCGEAGLIELADIQQILKVALASPGQMGLLPTLAKAPHQGVSGQAQAASCKPMPPLKPKPMVAPRSSPAASTPLPLQSTQQASLGCIIPSLPPPPSQLLNMPQESSSSSSSSSSSSSGSQASLEKMQMEADCMGDAHMPNDLMELQIKQEEGQAAGGKKGSGGANRGGAKASYPCRFCDQVFAFSGVLQAHMRFHLGILPHQCNICDYVAPDKATLIRHLRTHSGERPYVCRVCHYPFTVKANCERHLRKKHMKNTRKEIEKNIKYVSSTTTQDPLELVAAGDTACRFCGEDLKSYRALQIHLRTHNGCQRKPFECRRCGAAFLAKRNCIHHMLKQHPEVQEREIEEHIATLLPAITASTSRTSPSNPLALNGLTPNPTATLQPVKVEDLSIYSSSGDLDQPLDFSNKSRGTSSTAGSLTGSPGIKLETISPAAYDCSMEPIDLSIPKNPSKRLKTDTTAVAPVSMERREIKKELPFPSVLDHLPSALQLDKSTEEKLTTPQSGSYQLPPVTPSPFPIGTTTGRALRLKPLLPKPASTSSSCSLKELPPLASIAQIISSVSGAPDLLKMEPDNKAPAALNGLQTEPDRPAGGDNSSETSMEELPLEGMSRKRTRKKPVSQAKTIAPACVSTLEQNTGSGLDLESSGEFASVEKMLATTDANKFSTYLQTGVAELGRRNEGRQSPGEEKEEKESPPQSVPPQSKGGKKNAYSNSVQKMTCPFCPRVFPWASSLQRHMLTHTVFSNVLSATGQKPFPCPKCDAFFSTKSNCERHLLRKHGVTNRSLRRNGQVSKNGDEGSHDSAESSENEQTAGEVLDLSSMDPDQKGDSYESPNADQTPDIAEQLLGEMEPQPSNNKTSNNYENEDYDDNDSQSNKSLDLNFASKLIDFKFSSDGEQPQTSLGGERVVVAEPERVMDVQQQDQESPKYTCKNCKKSFRYAATLARHEKAHLCESAPLEESCGTEGTGPGTELPNATTATTEEEDQEEEGEKEVPESEGAGSVMDSGSEEEEKEKEERSDEEGGLAEPKNGEGEVGRGSGSKADKRKKICNVCSKRFWSLQDLTRHMRSHTGERPYKCQTCERTFTLKHSLVRHQRIHLKPRGSDGADANGAEAQAGDSASEEGECTPTSTCPPSENESEGTGVAREGAEKEAPLPGSTSPDQSLFTTEPAQSESATVAVAELLIKPASEPVLDPSVEQASDNVSEIAVELAAVESASITASNTATEPATETPKESSTESPTPQPSDVTPEKDPEGPSEGFIQGLLEIHTKPPREFILPAGEAPLVGVE; from the exons ATGGAGAGCACCACAGAAGACAAGCGTCCGGGGGGAGGGGTGAGCGCTGAGTTGAGCACTGTAGAGACTGAGCACTCTGAGGGGCAGGAAACCCccgactccacacacacacaggacgagCACACAG GGAGTAATGGAgctatggaggaaggagaggaggaagatgaaaaTGGAGAGAATATGACAGAGGGCGTGGACTTGTCATCCATCAATGCCATGTTGTCAACGGTGATGAATGCAGGCCAGCTCAACGGCGCCATGGAGCCCTCAGCCCCTGCCTCAACACCTTCCATCTCCATTAGCAAGACCACCCCACCCAGACCCACTAGTGTCAATCGCAATGCCAGGagaaacacg GAAACCAAAGACGTCAATACAGATTTCATCTGTCCGCTGTGTGACAAAGACTGTATGACCCAGCACCAGCTCACTATGCACATCCGACAG caCAACTCGGACAACGGGGCGACGGACCACTCATGCAGCATCTGTGGCAAGGCCCTGAGCTCAGCCAGCTCGCTGGACCGCCACATGCTAGTGCACAGCGGAGAGAGGCCCTACAAGTGCTCCTTCTGCGGCCAGACCTTCACCACCAACGGCAACATGCACAg ACACATGAAGATCCACGACAAAGACCCAGCCGGCGTCATTCCTATTAGCCCCCCCTCGCCCACCAAGAGACGCCGCCCCTCCGCCAAGAGGAGGTCAGCCATGGACGAGGACACAGAGCGAGGCGACGAACTGCCCAACAAAAAG GTGCTAGAGGAGAGTGTGTTGGAGGAACTGGGATCAGGCCAGGGGGATGATGAGGTGTTGCCGTGCCCGATCTGCTTCAAGACCTTTGGCTGCAAATACGACCTGGAAGTCCACATGgacacacaccctgacaccacTCTCAG GTGTGACCTGTGCTGCCTCTCCTTTCGGACCCACCGCGGCCTGCTGCGGCACAACGCCGGCATCCACAAGAAGATGCCCACGGACCCCGGCGGACGGCCCTTCATCCAGAACAACCCGTCCATCCCCTCTGGCTTCAACGACCTGGCCTTTATCGACTTCTCCTGCCGCAAGTTTTCTCACATCGCCCAG GTCTGGTGTGAAACCAATCTCCGTCGGTCCACCAGCAAGTTCCACCGTTTTGTGTGCGAGGCCTGCGACAAGGCCTTCCCCCTACACTCGGCCCTAGACCTGCACAAGACCACCATtcatcagcagcagcagccgTCGCCCGTAGGGGGCGGCCAAGAGATCCCTGCCGTCCAGGAGAAGCCGACAACCCCGCCCCCTCAGGCCAGCTTCCTGGAATCCCTGGGTCTTCAGCACATTTCCCAGGTCAAGCCTCAGCCTTCTGAGGATGAGGTCCGTCAAGCCCAGCTGGACAGTATCCGGGTCATCCAGGTGGAGCCTCCGGACTCCACCCTGCCCCAAGAGGCGGCTTCCACAGCTTCTGGATTTCTGGGCGGCCTGGGCTTGGTGGCTGCTTCGTCCCTACAGGGCCTGTCCCAGAGGGAGGCCCTCAGCCTGTTCTCCCTGCAGCCCTTCCCCACGGGCTTCCTCTTCCAGCCGGACAGTAGCACTGCTGTCAAGCCTGTCTGTGGCGAGGCTGGCCTGATTGAGCTGGCTGACATCCAACAGATCCTGAAGGTGGCCTTGGCCTCCCCCGGTCAGATGGGCCTCCTGCCGACACTGGCCAAGGCCCCACACCAGGGAGTGTCCGGCCAGGCCCAGGCGGCCAGCTGCAAGCCCATGCCCCCGCTGAAGCCAAAGCCTATGGTGGCACCGCGCTCCAGCCCGGCTGCCTCCACGCCACTGCCGCTCCAGAGCACCCAGCAGGCTTCCCTGGGCTGCATCATCCCCAGCCTGCCTCCGCCACCCAGCCAGCTGCTCAATATGCCCCAAgagtcttcatcatcatcatcatcgtcatcctcctcttcctcgggCAGCCAGGCCTCCCTGGAGAAGATGCAGATGGAGGCGGACTGCATGGGCGATGCCCACATGCCCAACGACTTGATGGAGCTGCAGATCAAACAAGAGGAGGGCCAGGCGGCCGGGGGAAAGAAGGGGTCAGGAGGGGCCAACCGCGGGGGTGCTAAGGCATCCTACCCCTGCCGTTTCTGTGACCAGGTGTTTGCCTTCTCCGGGGTGCTGCAGGCGCACATGCGCTTCCACCTGGGCATACTACCGCACCAGTGCAACATCTGTGACTACGTCGCACCCGACAAGGCCACGCTCATCCGCCACCTGCGCACGCACAGCGGCGAGCGCCCCTATGTGTGCCGCGTCTGCCACTACCCTTTCACCGTCAAGGCCAACTGCGAGCGCCACCTGCGCAAGAAGCACATGAAGAACACACGGAAAGAGATTGAGAAGAACATCAAGTATGTCTCGTCAACCACCACCCAGGATCCTTTGGAGCTGGTTGCTGCCGGCGACACCGCCTGCCGCTTCTGCGGTGAGGATCTAAAGAGCTACCGGGCTCTCCAGATCCACCTGCGCACCCACAACGGCTGCCAGCGCAAGCCCTTTGAGTGCCGGCGGTGCGGGGCGGCTTTCCTGGCCAAGAGAAACTGCATCCACCACATGCTCAAGCAGCACCCAGAGGTGCAGGAGCGGGAGATCGAGGAGCACATCGCCACCCTTCTCCCCGCCATCACAGCCTCCACCTCCAGGACCAGTCCCAGCAACCCTCTGGCTCTCAACGGCCTCACGCCCAACCCCACTGCCACCCTGCAGCCGGTCAAGGTGGAGGATCTCagcatctactcctcctctggtgaCCTGGATCAGCCCTTGGACTTCTCCAACAAGAGCCGCGGGACAAGCAGCACTGCGGGGAGCCTGACCGGGTCTCCTGGGATCAAACTGGAGACGATCAGCCCAGCAGCTTACGACTGCTCCATGGAACCTATTGACCTGTCCATCCCCAAGAACCCCAGCAAGAGGCTGAAGACAGACACCACCGCTGTTGCCCCGGTGAGTATGGAGCGCAGAGAGATCAAAAAGGAGCTGCCCTTCCCCAGCGTACTGGAccacctcccctcagcccttcagCTGGACAAGAGCACTGAGGAGAAGCTGACGACCCCCCAGTCTGGCTCTTACCAGCTCCCCCCAGTGACCCCCTCCCCGTTCCCCATTGGCACCACCACAGGCCGGGCGCTCCGTCTCAAGCCCCTACTGCCCAAACCAGCCTCTACCTCCTCATCCTGCTCTCTGAAAGAGCTTCCCCCTTTGGCTTCCATCGCCCAGATCATCTCCTCTGTCTCGGGGGCTCCAGACCTACTCAAGATGGAGCCAGATAACAAGGCTCCTGCCGCCCTCAACGGCCTCCAGACAGAACCGGACCGTCCAGCTGGGGGTGACAACAGCTCAGAAACATCGATGGAAGAGCTCCCCCTAGAGGGCATGTCCAGAAAGCGCACTAGAAAGAAGCCAGTGAGCCAGGCCAAGACTATAGCACCTGCCTGTGTGTCGACGCTCGAGCAGAACACAGGCAGCGGCTTGGACCTGGAATCCAGCGGTGAGTTCGCCAGCGTGGAGAAGATGCTTGCCACCACCGACGCTAACAAGTTTAGCACCTACCTGCAGACGGGGGTGGCAGAGCTGGGGAGGCGGAACGAGGGGAGACAGAGcccgggagaggagaaggaagagaaagagtCACCACCTCAGTCTGTGCCGCCCCAGTCCAAAGGAGGGAAGAAGAATGCCTACTCCAACTCAGTGCAGAAGATGACCTGTCCCTTCTGCCCCCGGGTCTTCCCCTGGGCCAGCTCCCTGCAgagacacatgctcacacacactg TCTTCTCTAATGTGCTGTCGGCTACAGGTCAGAAGCCCTTCCCCTGTCCCAAATGTGACGCCTTCTTCTCCACCAAGTCCAACTGTGAGCGCCACCTGCTGCGCAAGCACGGCGTGACCAACCGCTCTCTGCGCCGCAACGGCCAAGTATCCAAGAACGGCGATGAGGGTTCACACGACAGCGCAG AGAGTTCCGAGAATGAGCAGACTGCAGGAGAGGTTTTGGATCTGAGCAGCATGGACCCTGATCAGAAAGGCGACTCATACGAGTCGCCAAACGCAGACCAAACACCAGACATTGCTGAGCAGCTGTTAGGGGAGATGGAACCGCAACCTAGCAACAACAAAACCAGCAACAATTATGAAAATGAAGACTATGATGACAATGATTCACAGAGCAACAAGAGCTTGGACCTCAACTTCGCCAGCAAGCTCATCGACTTCAAGTTCTCGTCGGATGGCGAGCAGCCTCAGACCTCCCTGGGTGGAGAAAGGGTGGTGGTGGCCGAGCCGGAGAGGGTGATGGACGTCCAGCAGCAGGACCAAGAGTCCCCCAAGTACACCTGCAAGAACTGTAAGAAGAGCTTCCGCTACGCCGCCACCCTGGCTCGCCATGAGAAGGCTCACCTTTGTGAGAGTGCACCCCTCGAAGAGTCTTGTGGAACGGAGGGGACCGGGCCAGGCACAGAGCTCCCCAATGCTACTACAGCCACCACCGAGGAGGAGgatcaggaggaggagggagagaaggaggttcCGGAAAGCGAGGGAGCGGGAAGTGTGATGGACAGCGGctcggaggaggaggagaaagagaaggaggagaggagcgatGAGGAGGGGGGCTTGGCAGAACCAAAGaacggagaaggagaggtgggaagaggGTCGGGAAGCAAAGCGGACAAGAGGAAGAAGATCTGTAACGTGTGTAGCAAACGCTTCTGGTCACTGCAGGATCTGACGAGACACATGCGCTCGCACACAG GCGAGAGACCCTACAAGTGCCAGACGTGTGAGCGCACCTTCACCCTGAAGCACAGCCTGGTGAGGCACCAGCGGATCCACCTGAAGCCACGGGGCAGCGATGGAGCTGATGCCAACGGGGCAGAGGCCCAGGCCGGAGACTCGGCTAGCGAGGAGGGAGAGTGCACCCCAACCAGCACATGTCCTCCTTCAGAGAACGAGAGCGAGGGCACTGGAGTGGCCAGGGAGGGAGCTGAGAAAGAGGCCCCTCTACCAGGCTCCACATCCCCGGACCAGTCCCTGTTCACCACTGAACCAGCCCAGTCTGAGTCAGCTACGGTGGCTGTGGCTGAGCTGCTCATTAAGCCAGCCTCGGAACCTGTTCTGGACCCATCTGTAGAACAGGCCTCGGACAACGTCTCTGAAATAGCTGTAGAACTAGCTGCTGTAGAATCAGCCTCAATAACAGCTAGTAATACAGCCACTGAACCAGCAACAGAAACCCCCAAAGAATCCTCCACAGAGTCCCCCACCCCACAGCCCTCTGATGTAACCCCAGAGAAAGACCCAGAGGGCCCATCGGAAGGCTTCATCCAAGGCCTACTGGAGATCCACACCAAGCCTCCCCGGGAGTTCATCCTACCTGCCGGCGAGGCTCCCTTGGTGGGCGTGGAGTGA